One Dictyoglomus turgidum DSM 6724 DNA window includes the following coding sequences:
- a CDS encoding methylenetetrahydrofolate reductase C-terminal domain-containing protein, with the protein MRLEFKPIEEIKGFVKGNKVFVFSCDNCGFAKVEEKNQQVLDYISALGYELVGMYTLKKEECNVGSFLKIVKDLKGVNEAEAILTFTCGGLPQIIPNYVKKQVFPATNTLKIEPGRSLGSFARLCSACGECWIYYTGNLCMEKLCPKKMRNGPCGGSEEGMCEVFNRLCPWVILFKNKRITEEEFLKIIPPKDFSKILFQE; encoded by the coding sequence TTGAGGCTTGAGTTTAAACCTATAGAAGAGATTAAAGGTTTTGTAAAAGGTAATAAAGTTTTTGTCTTTTCTTGTGATAATTGTGGTTTTGCAAAGGTGGAAGAGAAGAATCAACAAGTTTTAGATTATATTAGTGCTTTGGGTTATGAATTGGTAGGTATGTACACTTTAAAAAAGGAAGAGTGTAATGTGGGTTCGTTTTTGAAAATTGTTAAGGATTTAAAGGGGGTAAATGAAGCAGAGGCAATTTTAACTTTTACGTGTGGAGGCCTTCCTCAGATTATTCCCAATTATGTTAAAAAACAGGTTTTTCCAGCTACAAACACTTTGAAGATAGAGCCTGGTAGAAGTCTTGGAAGCTTTGCAAGATTGTGTTCTGCTTGTGGAGAATGCTGGATATATTATACTGGAAATTTATGTATGGAGAAATTGTGCCCTAAAAAAATGAGAAATGGCCCTTGTGGGGGTTCCGAAGAGGGTATGTGTGAAGTATTTAATAGATTATGTCCATGGGTTATTCTTTTTAAAAATAAGAGAATTACCGAAGAGGAGTTTTTAAAGATTATCCCACCCAAAGACTTTAGTAAGATCCTTTTTCAAGAATGA